Proteins encoded within one genomic window of Platichthys flesus chromosome 13, fPlaFle2.1, whole genome shotgun sequence:
- the igfbp5b gene encoding insulin-like growth factor-binding protein 5b, with the protein MILSFCLLVTFILGLSGCLGSYVPCEPCDQKALSMCPPVPIGCQLVKEPGCGCCLTCALSEGQACGVYTGTCTQGLRCLPRSGEEKPLHALLHGRGVCTNEKGYKPAHPPIDRESREHDDTMTTEITEELQPAKVPLLPKDIVVSKKAHAMRKEMKRNKGKQRSMGSPMDYSPLPIDKHEPEFGPCRRKLDGIIQGMKDTSRVMALSLYLPNCDRKGFFKRKQCKPSRGRKRGICWCVDKYGVQLPGTDYSGGDIQCKDLESSNNNE; encoded by the exons ATGATTCTGAGTTTCTGCCTCCTGGTGACATTTATCTTGGGGCTGTCCGGCTGCTTGGGCTCGTACGTGCCGTGCGAGCCCTGCGACCAGAAGGCGCTGTCCATGTGCCCCCCGGTGCCGATCGGCTGCCAGCTGGTCAAGGAGCCCGGCTGCGGCTGCTGCCTAACGTGCGCCCTGTCCGAGGGGCAGGCGTGCGGCGTGTACACGGGGACGTGCACCCAGGGCCTCCGCTGCCTGCCGAGGAGCGGGGAGGAGAAGCCCCTGCACGCCCTGCTCCACGGCAGGGGAGTGTGCACCAACGAGAAAGGATACAAACCCGCTCACCCGCCAATAG ATCGCGAGTCACGGGAGCACGACGACACCATGACCACAGAGATTACAGAGGAGCTCCAGCCCGCGAAAGTGCCACTCCTTCCTAAAGACATTGTGGTCAGTAAAAAAGCCCACGCCATGCgcaaggagatgaagaggaataaGGGCAAGCAGCGCTCCATGGGCTCCCCCATGGACTACTCCCCTCTGCCCATCGACAAGCATGAGCCGGAATTT GGTCCATGCAGAAGAAAACTGGATGGGATCATTCAGGGGATGAAGGACACTTCTCGTGTCATGGCTCTGTCTCTGTACCTCCCCAACTGTGACAGAAAAGGATTCTTCAAGCGCAAGCAG TGCAAACCATCTCGTGGCCGCAAACGAGGCATCTGCTGGTGCGTGGACAAGTACGGCGTCCAGCTCCCGGGGACAGACTACAGCGGCGGGGACATTCAGTGTAAAGACCTGgagagcagcaacaacaacgagtga